A section of the Thunnus albacares chromosome 6, fThuAlb1.1, whole genome shotgun sequence genome encodes:
- the LOC122983699 gene encoding rap1 GTPase-activating protein 2-like isoform X6, which translates to MSAEFFDMLERMQDDYIPYPRIEDVLEKGGPYPQVILPQFGGYWIEDAEAPAGTPSSSESSFCEEEDGGEGMSPGGGHSHRLECNSTARAYRKHFLGKEHMNYYCTGSSIGNLIMSLKHEEGEGQEFLRIMLRSRTKTVHDRISLSGINQLPSVPQIAKLLCDDATGLKFNPVLYPRGSQLIVAYDEHEVNNTFKFGVVYQKFGQTSEEELFGNNEETPAFKEFLSILGGNIELQDFKGFRGGLDVSHGQTGSESVYTVFRQREIMFHVSTKLPFTEGDVQQLQRKRHIGNDIVAAVFQEESTPFVPDMIASNFLHAYVLVQVENPCTENTTYKVSVTAREDVPPFGPPLPNPAVFKKGPEFRDFLLTKLINAENACYKSDKFAKLEGRTRAALLDNLHDELHRQSQATLGLGQAGEEDKLENGGHGGLLETFKRAMRVRSHSMETMVGSHRHRSPGVGGGVPASLSGGGLPQSTSECTKSTFTPPALSAKSPLKSPVKRRSGLFPRLHSSTETPDKHTRSSDQKLAEICPLSQEVRSETSSNPSSPEICPNKERPFIKLKECSSGRPNISRSSSSTSSFSSTTGETEALEELETASHPSIASSSAFSPSLSVDTQGSGTPVIMCRSPTEGKNKTSPRSNLKFRFDKMSHSSTASE; encoded by the exons ATG TCTGCAGAGTTCTTCGATATGCTGGAGAGAATGCAG gatgACTATATACCCTACCCACGAATAGAAGAT GTCCTGGAGAAAGGTGGTCCATACCCCCAGGTAATCCTGCCACAGTTTGGGGGCTACTGGATTGAGGATGCGGAGGCTCCAGCTGGGACCCCGTCCTCCTCAGAGTCCAGTTTCtgtgaggaggaagatggaggagagggCATGAGTCCCGGTGGGGGGCACAGCCACCGCCTGGAGTGTAACAGCACAGCCCGCGCATACCGCAAACACTTCCTAGGgaag GAACACATGAACTACTACTGTACTGGCAGCAGCATAGGCAACCTCATCATGTCTCTGAAACACGAGGAGGGTGAGGGACAGGAATTCCTACGCATCATGCTCAG GTCGAGGACCAAAACAGTCCATGATAGGATCTCTTTATCAGGCATCAACCAGCTGCCCAGTGTACCTCAGATTGCAAAG ctgctgtgtgacgACGCCACAGGACTGAAGTTCAACCCGGTCCTGTACCCTCGG GGATCTCAGTTGATAGTGGCTTATGACGAGCATGAGGTGAACAACACCTTTAAATTTGGAGTCGTCTACCAGAAGTTTGGACAG aCGTCAGAGGAAGAGTTGTTTGGGAACAATGAAGAGACCCCGGCGTTCAAGGAGTTTCTCAGTATCCTGGGTGGCAATATTGAACTTCAGGATTTTAAAGG GTTCCGCGGTGGGCTGGATGTGTCCCATGGACAGACAGGCTCTGAATCTGTCTACACTGTcttcagacagagagagattatGTTCCACGTGTCAACCAAGCTTCCCTTCACCGAGGGAGACGTTCAGCAG CTCCAGAGGAAAAGGCACATAGGAAATGACATCGTGGCAGCAGTCTTCCAGGAAGAGTCCACACCGTTTGTCCCAGACATGATCGCCTCCAACTTTCTGCATGCTTATGTGCTGGTGCAGGTTGAGAACCCATGTACAGAGAACACGACATACAAG GTGTCTGTTACAGCGAGGGAGGATGTGCCTCCTTTTGGACCCCCTCTTCCAAACCCAGCTGTCTTTAAGAAG GGTCCTGAGTTCCGAGACTTCTTGCTGACAAAGCTGATCAATGCCGAAAACGCCTGCTACAAATCTGACAAATTCGCCAAACTAGAG GGGCGAACGCGAGCTGCACTGCTGGACAACCTCCACGATGAGCTGCACAGACAGAGTCAGGCTACGCTGGGTCTGGGCCAGGCGGGAGAGGAGGACAAGCTGGAGAATGGGGGGCACGGGGGTCTGCTGGAAACCTTCAAG agAGCCATGCGTGTCAGGAGTCACTCCATGGAGACCATGGTGGGGTCTCACCGCCACAGGAGCCCCGGCGTAGGAGGTGGGGTCCCAGCCAGCCTGAGCGGAGGAGGACTGCCGCAGAGCACCAGCGAGTGCACAAAGAGCACTTTCACT CCCCCAGCATTGTCAGCCAAGTCTCCCTTGAAGAGTCCAGTGAAACGGCGTTCAGGACTCTTCCCTCGTCTCCACTCCAGCACAGAAACcccagacaaacacacacgcag cAGTGACCAAAAGCTTGCCGAGATCTGCCCACTTTCCCAGGAAGTGAGGTCAGAGACATCATCCAATCCCAGCTCACCTGAGATCTGCCCCAACAAAGAGAG GCCGTTTATCAAACTGAAGGAGTGCAGCAGCGGCAGACCGAACATCTCACGTTCTTCATCCAGCACCAGCAGCTTCAGCAGCACCACGGGAGAAACAGAAGCGCTGGAAGAACTAGAGACA GCCAGCCACCCCTCCATAGCGTCCTCCTCTGCCTTTAGTCCTTCCCTCAGCGTCGACACCCAGGGATCAGGTACGCCCGTCATCATGTGCCGCAGTCCCACAG AGGGTAAAAATAAGACGTCACCGAGGTCAAACTTGAAGTTCCGATTTGATAAAATGAGCCACTCATCCACAGCT tcTGAGTAG
- the LOC122983699 gene encoding rap1 GTPase-activating protein 2-like isoform X9, with protein MFTPACKGSAGEPRIDKSTLAVLRSRKQELLNISNVPLGECPPSPPRTAPPSMKSAEFFDMLERMQDDYIPYPRIEDVLEKGGPYPQVILPQFGGYWIEDAEAPAGTPSSSESSFCEEEDGGEGMSPGGGHSHRLECNSTARAYRKHFLGKEHMNYYCTGSSIGNLIMSLKHEEGEGQEFLRIMLRSRTKTVHDRISLSGINQLPSVPQIAKLLCDDATGLKFNPVLYPRGSQLIVAYDEHEVNNTFKFGVVYQKFGQTSEEELFGNNEETPAFKEFLSILGGNIELQDFKGFRGGLDVSHGQTGSESVYTVFRQREIMFHVSTKLPFTEGDVQQLQRKRHIGNDIVAAVFQEESTPFVPDMIASNFLHAYVLVQVENPCTENTTYKVSVTAREDVPPFGPPLPNPAVFKKGPEFRDFLLTKLINAENACYKSDKFAKLEGRTRAALLDNLHDELHRQSQATLGLGQAGEEDKLENGGHGGLLETFKRAMRVRSHSMETMVGSHRHRSPGVGGGVPASLSGGGLPQSTSECTKSTFTPPALSAKSPLKSPVKRRSGLFPRLHSSTETPDKHTRSDQKLAEICPLSQEVRSETSSNPSSPEICPNKERPFIKLKECSSGRPNISRSSSSTSSFSSTTGETEALEELETASHPSIASSSAFSPSLSVDTQGSGTPVIMCRSPTEGKNKTSPRSNLKFRFDKMSHSSTASE; from the exons TCTGCAGAGTTCTTCGATATGCTGGAGAGAATGCAG gatgACTATATACCCTACCCACGAATAGAAGAT GTCCTGGAGAAAGGTGGTCCATACCCCCAGGTAATCCTGCCACAGTTTGGGGGCTACTGGATTGAGGATGCGGAGGCTCCAGCTGGGACCCCGTCCTCCTCAGAGTCCAGTTTCtgtgaggaggaagatggaggagagggCATGAGTCCCGGTGGGGGGCACAGCCACCGCCTGGAGTGTAACAGCACAGCCCGCGCATACCGCAAACACTTCCTAGGgaag GAACACATGAACTACTACTGTACTGGCAGCAGCATAGGCAACCTCATCATGTCTCTGAAACACGAGGAGGGTGAGGGACAGGAATTCCTACGCATCATGCTCAG GTCGAGGACCAAAACAGTCCATGATAGGATCTCTTTATCAGGCATCAACCAGCTGCCCAGTGTACCTCAGATTGCAAAG ctgctgtgtgacgACGCCACAGGACTGAAGTTCAACCCGGTCCTGTACCCTCGG GGATCTCAGTTGATAGTGGCTTATGACGAGCATGAGGTGAACAACACCTTTAAATTTGGAGTCGTCTACCAGAAGTTTGGACAG aCGTCAGAGGAAGAGTTGTTTGGGAACAATGAAGAGACCCCGGCGTTCAAGGAGTTTCTCAGTATCCTGGGTGGCAATATTGAACTTCAGGATTTTAAAGG GTTCCGCGGTGGGCTGGATGTGTCCCATGGACAGACAGGCTCTGAATCTGTCTACACTGTcttcagacagagagagattatGTTCCACGTGTCAACCAAGCTTCCCTTCACCGAGGGAGACGTTCAGCAG CTCCAGAGGAAAAGGCACATAGGAAATGACATCGTGGCAGCAGTCTTCCAGGAAGAGTCCACACCGTTTGTCCCAGACATGATCGCCTCCAACTTTCTGCATGCTTATGTGCTGGTGCAGGTTGAGAACCCATGTACAGAGAACACGACATACAAG GTGTCTGTTACAGCGAGGGAGGATGTGCCTCCTTTTGGACCCCCTCTTCCAAACCCAGCTGTCTTTAAGAAG GGTCCTGAGTTCCGAGACTTCTTGCTGACAAAGCTGATCAATGCCGAAAACGCCTGCTACAAATCTGACAAATTCGCCAAACTAGAG GGGCGAACGCGAGCTGCACTGCTGGACAACCTCCACGATGAGCTGCACAGACAGAGTCAGGCTACGCTGGGTCTGGGCCAGGCGGGAGAGGAGGACAAGCTGGAGAATGGGGGGCACGGGGGTCTGCTGGAAACCTTCAAG agAGCCATGCGTGTCAGGAGTCACTCCATGGAGACCATGGTGGGGTCTCACCGCCACAGGAGCCCCGGCGTAGGAGGTGGGGTCCCAGCCAGCCTGAGCGGAGGAGGACTGCCGCAGAGCACCAGCGAGTGCACAAAGAGCACTTTCACT CCCCCAGCATTGTCAGCCAAGTCTCCCTTGAAGAGTCCAGTGAAACGGCGTTCAGGACTCTTCCCTCGTCTCCACTCCAGCACAGAAACcccagacaaacacacacgcag TGACCAAAAGCTTGCCGAGATCTGCCCACTTTCCCAGGAAGTGAGGTCAGAGACATCATCCAATCCCAGCTCACCTGAGATCTGCCCCAACAAAGAGAG GCCGTTTATCAAACTGAAGGAGTGCAGCAGCGGCAGACCGAACATCTCACGTTCTTCATCCAGCACCAGCAGCTTCAGCAGCACCACGGGAGAAACAGAAGCGCTGGAAGAACTAGAGACA GCCAGCCACCCCTCCATAGCGTCCTCCTCTGCCTTTAGTCCTTCCCTCAGCGTCGACACCCAGGGATCAGGTACGCCCGTCATCATGTGCCGCAGTCCCACAG AGGGTAAAAATAAGACGTCACCGAGGTCAAACTTGAAGTTCCGATTTGATAAAATGAGCCACTCATCCACAGCT tcTGAGTAG
- the LOC122983699 gene encoding rap1 GTPase-activating protein 2-like isoform X5 — protein MFTPACKGSAGEPRIDKSTLAVLRSRKQELLNISNVPLGECPPSPPRTAPPSMKSAEFFDMLERMQDDYIPYPRIEDVLEKGGPYPQVILPQFGGYWIEDAEAPAGTPSSSESSFCEEEDGGEGMSPGGGHSHRLECNSTARAYRKHFLGKEHMNYYCTGSSIGNLIMSLKHEEGEGQEFLRIMLRSRTKTVHDRISLSGINQLPSVPQIAKLLCDDATGLKFNPVLYPRGSQLIVAYDEHEVNNTFKFGVVYQKFGQTSEEELFGNNEETPAFKEFLSILGGNIELQDFKGFRGGLDVSHGQTGSESVYTVFRQREIMFHVSTKLPFTEGDVQQLQRKRHIGNDIVAAVFQEESTPFVPDMIASNFLHAYVLVQVENPCTENTTYKVSVTAREDVPPFGPPLPNPAVFKKGPEFRDFLLTKLINAENACYKSDKFAKLEGRTRAALLDNLHDELHRQSQATLGLGQAGEEDKLENGGHGGLLETFKRAMRVRSHSMETMVGSHRHRSPGVGGGVPASLSGGGLPQSTSECTKSTFTPPALSAKSPLKSPVKRRSGLFPRLHSSTETPDKHTRSSDQKLAEICPLSQEVRSETSSNPSSPEICPNKERPFIKLKECSSGRPNISRSSSSTSSFSSTTGETEALEELETASHPSIASSSAFSPSLSVDTQGSGTPVIMCRSPTEGKNKTSPRSNLKFRFDKMSHSSTASE, from the exons TCTGCAGAGTTCTTCGATATGCTGGAGAGAATGCAG gatgACTATATACCCTACCCACGAATAGAAGAT GTCCTGGAGAAAGGTGGTCCATACCCCCAGGTAATCCTGCCACAGTTTGGGGGCTACTGGATTGAGGATGCGGAGGCTCCAGCTGGGACCCCGTCCTCCTCAGAGTCCAGTTTCtgtgaggaggaagatggaggagagggCATGAGTCCCGGTGGGGGGCACAGCCACCGCCTGGAGTGTAACAGCACAGCCCGCGCATACCGCAAACACTTCCTAGGgaag GAACACATGAACTACTACTGTACTGGCAGCAGCATAGGCAACCTCATCATGTCTCTGAAACACGAGGAGGGTGAGGGACAGGAATTCCTACGCATCATGCTCAG GTCGAGGACCAAAACAGTCCATGATAGGATCTCTTTATCAGGCATCAACCAGCTGCCCAGTGTACCTCAGATTGCAAAG ctgctgtgtgacgACGCCACAGGACTGAAGTTCAACCCGGTCCTGTACCCTCGG GGATCTCAGTTGATAGTGGCTTATGACGAGCATGAGGTGAACAACACCTTTAAATTTGGAGTCGTCTACCAGAAGTTTGGACAG aCGTCAGAGGAAGAGTTGTTTGGGAACAATGAAGAGACCCCGGCGTTCAAGGAGTTTCTCAGTATCCTGGGTGGCAATATTGAACTTCAGGATTTTAAAGG GTTCCGCGGTGGGCTGGATGTGTCCCATGGACAGACAGGCTCTGAATCTGTCTACACTGTcttcagacagagagagattatGTTCCACGTGTCAACCAAGCTTCCCTTCACCGAGGGAGACGTTCAGCAG CTCCAGAGGAAAAGGCACATAGGAAATGACATCGTGGCAGCAGTCTTCCAGGAAGAGTCCACACCGTTTGTCCCAGACATGATCGCCTCCAACTTTCTGCATGCTTATGTGCTGGTGCAGGTTGAGAACCCATGTACAGAGAACACGACATACAAG GTGTCTGTTACAGCGAGGGAGGATGTGCCTCCTTTTGGACCCCCTCTTCCAAACCCAGCTGTCTTTAAGAAG GGTCCTGAGTTCCGAGACTTCTTGCTGACAAAGCTGATCAATGCCGAAAACGCCTGCTACAAATCTGACAAATTCGCCAAACTAGAG GGGCGAACGCGAGCTGCACTGCTGGACAACCTCCACGATGAGCTGCACAGACAGAGTCAGGCTACGCTGGGTCTGGGCCAGGCGGGAGAGGAGGACAAGCTGGAGAATGGGGGGCACGGGGGTCTGCTGGAAACCTTCAAG agAGCCATGCGTGTCAGGAGTCACTCCATGGAGACCATGGTGGGGTCTCACCGCCACAGGAGCCCCGGCGTAGGAGGTGGGGTCCCAGCCAGCCTGAGCGGAGGAGGACTGCCGCAGAGCACCAGCGAGTGCACAAAGAGCACTTTCACT CCCCCAGCATTGTCAGCCAAGTCTCCCTTGAAGAGTCCAGTGAAACGGCGTTCAGGACTCTTCCCTCGTCTCCACTCCAGCACAGAAACcccagacaaacacacacgcag cAGTGACCAAAAGCTTGCCGAGATCTGCCCACTTTCCCAGGAAGTGAGGTCAGAGACATCATCCAATCCCAGCTCACCTGAGATCTGCCCCAACAAAGAGAG GCCGTTTATCAAACTGAAGGAGTGCAGCAGCGGCAGACCGAACATCTCACGTTCTTCATCCAGCACCAGCAGCTTCAGCAGCACCACGGGAGAAACAGAAGCGCTGGAAGAACTAGAGACA GCCAGCCACCCCTCCATAGCGTCCTCCTCTGCCTTTAGTCCTTCCCTCAGCGTCGACACCCAGGGATCAGGTACGCCCGTCATCATGTGCCGCAGTCCCACAG AGGGTAAAAATAAGACGTCACCGAGGTCAAACTTGAAGTTCCGATTTGATAAAATGAGCCACTCATCCACAGCT tcTGAGTAG
- the LOC122983699 gene encoding rap1 GTPase-activating protein 2-like isoform X4, whose translation MPRRRSVSFGGFGWIDKSTLAVLRSRKQELLNISNVPLGECPPSPPRTAPPSMKSAEFFDMLERMQDDYIPYPRIEDVLEKGGPYPQVILPQFGGYWIEDAEAPAGTPSSSESSFCEEEDGGEGMSPGGGHSHRLECNSTARAYRKHFLGKEHMNYYCTGSSIGNLIMSLKHEEGEGQEFLRIMLRSRTKTVHDRISLSGINQLPSVPQIAKLLCDDATGLKFNPVLYPRGSQLIVAYDEHEVNNTFKFGVVYQKFGQTSEEELFGNNEETPAFKEFLSILGGNIELQDFKGFRGGLDVSHGQTGSESVYTVFRQREIMFHVSTKLPFTEGDVQQLQRKRHIGNDIVAAVFQEESTPFVPDMIASNFLHAYVLVQVENPCTENTTYKVSVTAREDVPPFGPPLPNPAVFKKGPEFRDFLLTKLINAENACYKSDKFAKLEGRTRAALLDNLHDELHRQSQATLGLGQAGEEDKLENGGHGGLLETFKRAMRVRSHSMETMVGSHRHRSPGVGGGVPASLSGGGLPQSTSECTKSTFTPPALSAKSPLKSPVKRRSGLFPRLHSSTETPDKHTRSSDQKLAEICPLSQEVRSETSSNPSSPEICPNKERPFIKLKECSSGRPNISRSSSSTSSFSSTTGETEALEELETASHPSIASSSAFSPSLSVDTQGSGTPVIMCRSPTEGKNKTSPRSNLKFRFDKMSHSSTASE comes from the exons TCTGCAGAGTTCTTCGATATGCTGGAGAGAATGCAG gatgACTATATACCCTACCCACGAATAGAAGAT GTCCTGGAGAAAGGTGGTCCATACCCCCAGGTAATCCTGCCACAGTTTGGGGGCTACTGGATTGAGGATGCGGAGGCTCCAGCTGGGACCCCGTCCTCCTCAGAGTCCAGTTTCtgtgaggaggaagatggaggagagggCATGAGTCCCGGTGGGGGGCACAGCCACCGCCTGGAGTGTAACAGCACAGCCCGCGCATACCGCAAACACTTCCTAGGgaag GAACACATGAACTACTACTGTACTGGCAGCAGCATAGGCAACCTCATCATGTCTCTGAAACACGAGGAGGGTGAGGGACAGGAATTCCTACGCATCATGCTCAG GTCGAGGACCAAAACAGTCCATGATAGGATCTCTTTATCAGGCATCAACCAGCTGCCCAGTGTACCTCAGATTGCAAAG ctgctgtgtgacgACGCCACAGGACTGAAGTTCAACCCGGTCCTGTACCCTCGG GGATCTCAGTTGATAGTGGCTTATGACGAGCATGAGGTGAACAACACCTTTAAATTTGGAGTCGTCTACCAGAAGTTTGGACAG aCGTCAGAGGAAGAGTTGTTTGGGAACAATGAAGAGACCCCGGCGTTCAAGGAGTTTCTCAGTATCCTGGGTGGCAATATTGAACTTCAGGATTTTAAAGG GTTCCGCGGTGGGCTGGATGTGTCCCATGGACAGACAGGCTCTGAATCTGTCTACACTGTcttcagacagagagagattatGTTCCACGTGTCAACCAAGCTTCCCTTCACCGAGGGAGACGTTCAGCAG CTCCAGAGGAAAAGGCACATAGGAAATGACATCGTGGCAGCAGTCTTCCAGGAAGAGTCCACACCGTTTGTCCCAGACATGATCGCCTCCAACTTTCTGCATGCTTATGTGCTGGTGCAGGTTGAGAACCCATGTACAGAGAACACGACATACAAG GTGTCTGTTACAGCGAGGGAGGATGTGCCTCCTTTTGGACCCCCTCTTCCAAACCCAGCTGTCTTTAAGAAG GGTCCTGAGTTCCGAGACTTCTTGCTGACAAAGCTGATCAATGCCGAAAACGCCTGCTACAAATCTGACAAATTCGCCAAACTAGAG GGGCGAACGCGAGCTGCACTGCTGGACAACCTCCACGATGAGCTGCACAGACAGAGTCAGGCTACGCTGGGTCTGGGCCAGGCGGGAGAGGAGGACAAGCTGGAGAATGGGGGGCACGGGGGTCTGCTGGAAACCTTCAAG agAGCCATGCGTGTCAGGAGTCACTCCATGGAGACCATGGTGGGGTCTCACCGCCACAGGAGCCCCGGCGTAGGAGGTGGGGTCCCAGCCAGCCTGAGCGGAGGAGGACTGCCGCAGAGCACCAGCGAGTGCACAAAGAGCACTTTCACT CCCCCAGCATTGTCAGCCAAGTCTCCCTTGAAGAGTCCAGTGAAACGGCGTTCAGGACTCTTCCCTCGTCTCCACTCCAGCACAGAAACcccagacaaacacacacgcag cAGTGACCAAAAGCTTGCCGAGATCTGCCCACTTTCCCAGGAAGTGAGGTCAGAGACATCATCCAATCCCAGCTCACCTGAGATCTGCCCCAACAAAGAGAG GCCGTTTATCAAACTGAAGGAGTGCAGCAGCGGCAGACCGAACATCTCACGTTCTTCATCCAGCACCAGCAGCTTCAGCAGCACCACGGGAGAAACAGAAGCGCTGGAAGAACTAGAGACA GCCAGCCACCCCTCCATAGCGTCCTCCTCTGCCTTTAGTCCTTCCCTCAGCGTCGACACCCAGGGATCAGGTACGCCCGTCATCATGTGCCGCAGTCCCACAG AGGGTAAAAATAAGACGTCACCGAGGTCAAACTTGAAGTTCCGATTTGATAAAATGAGCCACTCATCCACAGCT tcTGAGTAG
- the LOC122983699 gene encoding rap1 GTPase-activating protein 2-like isoform X1 produces MSQTGGRFHNKKAGIRAAVILIGLLHKSRKAKEKEREREREESEGKQELLNISNVPLGECPPSPPRTAPPSMKSAEFFDMLERMQDDYIPYPRIEDVLEKGGPYPQVILPQFGGYWIEDAEAPAGTPSSSESSFCEEEDGGEGMSPGGGHSHRLECNSTARAYRKHFLGKEHMNYYCTGSSIGNLIMSLKHEEGEGQEFLRIMLRSRTKTVHDRISLSGINQLPSVPQIAKLLCDDATGLKFNPVLYPRGSQLIVAYDEHEVNNTFKFGVVYQKFGQTSEEELFGNNEETPAFKEFLSILGGNIELQDFKGFRGGLDVSHGQTGSESVYTVFRQREIMFHVSTKLPFTEGDVQQLQRKRHIGNDIVAAVFQEESTPFVPDMIASNFLHAYVLVQVENPCTENTTYKVSVTAREDVPPFGPPLPNPAVFKKGPEFRDFLLTKLINAENACYKSDKFAKLEGRTRAALLDNLHDELHRQSQATLGLGQAGEEDKLENGGHGGLLETFKRAMRVRSHSMETMVGSHRHRSPGVGGGVPASLSGGGLPQSTSECTKSTFTPPALSAKSPLKSPVKRRSGLFPRLHSSTETPDKHTRSSDQKLAEICPLSQEVRSETSSNPSSPEICPNKERPFIKLKECSSGRPNISRSSSSTSSFSSTTGETEALEELETASHPSIASSSAFSPSLSVDTQGSGTPVIMCRSPTEGKNKTSPRSNLKFRFDKMSHSSTASE; encoded by the exons TCTGCAGAGTTCTTCGATATGCTGGAGAGAATGCAG gatgACTATATACCCTACCCACGAATAGAAGAT GTCCTGGAGAAAGGTGGTCCATACCCCCAGGTAATCCTGCCACAGTTTGGGGGCTACTGGATTGAGGATGCGGAGGCTCCAGCTGGGACCCCGTCCTCCTCAGAGTCCAGTTTCtgtgaggaggaagatggaggagagggCATGAGTCCCGGTGGGGGGCACAGCCACCGCCTGGAGTGTAACAGCACAGCCCGCGCATACCGCAAACACTTCCTAGGgaag GAACACATGAACTACTACTGTACTGGCAGCAGCATAGGCAACCTCATCATGTCTCTGAAACACGAGGAGGGTGAGGGACAGGAATTCCTACGCATCATGCTCAG GTCGAGGACCAAAACAGTCCATGATAGGATCTCTTTATCAGGCATCAACCAGCTGCCCAGTGTACCTCAGATTGCAAAG ctgctgtgtgacgACGCCACAGGACTGAAGTTCAACCCGGTCCTGTACCCTCGG GGATCTCAGTTGATAGTGGCTTATGACGAGCATGAGGTGAACAACACCTTTAAATTTGGAGTCGTCTACCAGAAGTTTGGACAG aCGTCAGAGGAAGAGTTGTTTGGGAACAATGAAGAGACCCCGGCGTTCAAGGAGTTTCTCAGTATCCTGGGTGGCAATATTGAACTTCAGGATTTTAAAGG GTTCCGCGGTGGGCTGGATGTGTCCCATGGACAGACAGGCTCTGAATCTGTCTACACTGTcttcagacagagagagattatGTTCCACGTGTCAACCAAGCTTCCCTTCACCGAGGGAGACGTTCAGCAG CTCCAGAGGAAAAGGCACATAGGAAATGACATCGTGGCAGCAGTCTTCCAGGAAGAGTCCACACCGTTTGTCCCAGACATGATCGCCTCCAACTTTCTGCATGCTTATGTGCTGGTGCAGGTTGAGAACCCATGTACAGAGAACACGACATACAAG GTGTCTGTTACAGCGAGGGAGGATGTGCCTCCTTTTGGACCCCCTCTTCCAAACCCAGCTGTCTTTAAGAAG GGTCCTGAGTTCCGAGACTTCTTGCTGACAAAGCTGATCAATGCCGAAAACGCCTGCTACAAATCTGACAAATTCGCCAAACTAGAG GGGCGAACGCGAGCTGCACTGCTGGACAACCTCCACGATGAGCTGCACAGACAGAGTCAGGCTACGCTGGGTCTGGGCCAGGCGGGAGAGGAGGACAAGCTGGAGAATGGGGGGCACGGGGGTCTGCTGGAAACCTTCAAG agAGCCATGCGTGTCAGGAGTCACTCCATGGAGACCATGGTGGGGTCTCACCGCCACAGGAGCCCCGGCGTAGGAGGTGGGGTCCCAGCCAGCCTGAGCGGAGGAGGACTGCCGCAGAGCACCAGCGAGTGCACAAAGAGCACTTTCACT CCCCCAGCATTGTCAGCCAAGTCTCCCTTGAAGAGTCCAGTGAAACGGCGTTCAGGACTCTTCCCTCGTCTCCACTCCAGCACAGAAACcccagacaaacacacacgcag cAGTGACCAAAAGCTTGCCGAGATCTGCCCACTTTCCCAGGAAGTGAGGTCAGAGACATCATCCAATCCCAGCTCACCTGAGATCTGCCCCAACAAAGAGAG GCCGTTTATCAAACTGAAGGAGTGCAGCAGCGGCAGACCGAACATCTCACGTTCTTCATCCAGCACCAGCAGCTTCAGCAGCACCACGGGAGAAACAGAAGCGCTGGAAGAACTAGAGACA GCCAGCCACCCCTCCATAGCGTCCTCCTCTGCCTTTAGTCCTTCCCTCAGCGTCGACACCCAGGGATCAGGTACGCCCGTCATCATGTGCCGCAGTCCCACAG AGGGTAAAAATAAGACGTCACCGAGGTCAAACTTGAAGTTCCGATTTGATAAAATGAGCCACTCATCCACAGCT tcTGAGTAG